One window of Myripristis murdjan chromosome 8, fMyrMur1.1, whole genome shotgun sequence genomic DNA carries:
- the lrrc4ba gene encoding leucine-rich repeat-containing protein 4B produces MRIATLTCLPGPSPFLFLLAQLLLRLLLPGPELVGAASSCPSHCTCSNQASRVICTRQNLERVPESISVNTRYLNLQENSIQVIKSDTFKHLRHLEILQLSKNQIRQIEVGAFNGLPNLNTLELFDNRLTLVPSHAFEYLSKLRELWLRNNPIETLPGYAFHRVPSLRRLDLGELKKLDFISDAAFVGLINLRYLNLGMCGLKDIPKLTALVRLEELELSGNRLEIIRPGSFQGLVSLRKLWLMHSQVSVIERNAFDDLKNLEELNLSHNSLHYLPHDLFTPLHQLERVHLNHNPWVCNCDVLWLSWWLKETVPSNTTCCARCHAPPGLKGRYIGELDQSHFTCYAPVIVEPPTDLNVTEGMAAELKCRTGTSMTSVNWITPNGTLMTHGSYRVRISVLHDGTLNFTNVTLRDTGQYTCMVTNSAGNTTATAVLNVTAADVSVNYTYFTTVTVETESTGEEDSALIAINETFIRVHPGPTPSGHLWPEGAPTTASSLSAGWSSSSPRATRPTFTVPITEPGFSGLDDVMKTTKIIIGCFVAITFMAAVMLVVFYKLRKQHQLHKHHGPARAIEIINVEDELGAGASGRGGGISGGSTVTQSGSSGIGGGQSLRLHHPEIVNLPNLARSEHLNHYQYKPHHFNNNMMGLGMGMGTGVGLNNNNNPSPCSQSMSTPISCSQGPTTTSGGTPTGGSLPSPVPLPQLGLHSSLKGLIGKGQNEPLLFKSGSKENVQETQI; encoded by the exons ATGCGCATCGCCACGCTGACCTGCCTTCCCGGCCCTTcccccttcctctttctgttgGCCCAGCTGCTACTGCGGCTCCTCCTACCTGGGCCGGAGCTGGTGGGAGCCGCCTCCTCCTGCCCGTCCCACTGCACCTGCTCCAACCAGGCCAGCCGAGTCATCTGCACCAGGCAAAATCTGGAGAGGGTGCCCGAGAGCATATCAGTCAACACGCGATACCTCAACCTGCAGGAGAACTCAATACAG GTCATCAAGTCAGACACTTTCAAGCACTTAAGGCACCTCGAGATCCTGCAGCTCTCCAAGAACCAGATCCGTCAGATTGAAGTCGGAGCGTTCAATGGCCTCCCCAACCTCAACACGCTGGAGCTCTTCGACAACCGCCTCACACTGGTGCCATCACATGCCTTCGAGTACCTCAGCAAGCTGCGCGAGCTGTGGCTGCGCAACAACCCCATCGAGACATTGCCTGGCTACGCCTTTCACCGCGTGCCCTCGCTGCGTCGCCTGGACCTGGGTGAGCTCAAGAAGCTGGATTTCATCTCTGACGCAGCCTTTGTGGGCCTCATCAACCTACGGTACTTGAACCTGGGCATGTGCGGGCTGAAGGACATTCCCAAACTGACAGCCCTCGTGcggctggaggagctggaacTGTCCGGGAACCGGCTGGAGATCATCCGACCCGGCTCCTTCCAGGGCCTGGTGTCGCTCCGTAAACTGTGGCTCATGCACTCGCAGGTTTCTGTGATTGAGCGCAACGCCTTCGATGACCTGAAAAACCTGGAGGAGCTCAACCTGTCCCACAACTCCCTGCACTACTTGCCCCACGACCTGTTCACGCCCCTTCACCAGCTCGAGAGAGTTCACCTCAACCACAACCCCTGGGTGTGCAACTGTGATGTGCTGTGGCTCAGCTGGTGGTTGAAAGAGACGGTGCCGAGCAACACCACCTGCTGCGCCCGCTGCCACGCTCCCCCCGGCTTGAAGGGCAGGTACATCGGAGAGCTTGACCAGAGCCACTTCACCTGCTATGCCCCTGTCATCGTGGAGCCGCCTACCGACCTCAATGTCACCGAGGGCATGGCTGCTGAGCTCAAGTGTCGCACGGGCACCTCCATGACATCTGTCAACTGGATCACCCCTAACGGCACCCTGATGACCCACGGCTCGTACCGCGTGCGCATATCGGTCCTGCATGACGGCACACTCAACTTCACAAATGTCACCCTGCGAGACACGGGCCAGTACACCTGCATGGTCACCAACTCCGCCGGCAATACCACCGCCACCGCCGTCCTCAATGTCACGGCCGCTGATGTCAGTGTCAACTACACCTACTTTACCACAGTCACCGTGGAAACAGAGTCCACGGGAGAGGAAGACTCTGCACTGATTGCCATCAACGAGACCTTCATCCGTGTTCACCCTGGCCCCACTCCCTCTGGCCACCTGTGGCCAGAAGGCGCTCCCACCACGGCCTCCTCTTTGTCAGCTGGCTGGTCGTCCTCCTCGCCGCGGGCCACCCGGCCCACCTTCACTGTGCCCATCACTGAGCCAGGCTTCTCGGGCCTGGACGACGTGATGAAGACCACCAAGATCATCATCGGCTGCTTCGTAGCCATTACTTTCATGGCAGCTGTGATGCTGGTGGTGTTCTATAAGCTGAGGAAGCAGCACCAGCTGCATAAACACCACGGGCCTGCCCGTGCTATCGAAATCATCAACGTGGAAGACGAGCTGGGGGCCGGGGCCAGCGGTCGCGGCGGTGGCATCTCAGGAGGCTCCACGGTGACACAGAGCGGAAGCAGCGGGATAGGAGGGGGCCAGAGCCTCAGGCTGCACCACCCAGAGATAGTCAACCTGCCCAACCTGGCCCGGTCAGAGCACCTCAACCACTACCAGTACAAACCCCATCacttcaacaacaacatgatggGCCTGGGCATGGGCATGGGCACTGGCGTGGgcctaaacaacaacaacaacccctCGCCCTGCTCTCAGTCCATGAGCACGCCCATCTCCTGCTCCCAGGGCCCAACAACCACTAGTGGGGGAACGCCCACAGGTGGCTCCCTGCCCTCCCCGGTGCCCCTGCCCCAGCTGGGCCTCCACAGTTCTCTGAAGGGCCTTATTGGGAAAGGCCAGAACGAGCCACTGCTCTTTAAGAGTGGCTCCAAGGAAAACGTGCAAGAGACTCAAatctga